Proteins from a genomic interval of Papaver somniferum cultivar HN1 chromosome 4, ASM357369v1, whole genome shotgun sequence:
- the LOC113276091 gene encoding cleavage and polyadenylation specificity factor subunit 6-like has protein sequence MDPLAEEQLDYGDEEYGSQKMQYQGGGAISALTDEELMGEDDEYDDLYNDVNVGEGFMQMHQSETQVPSAGVGNGGHPKTEGAGSRVSESGPSRGVNLKLDGRGSTNSGSSFPQQNTGGLNSNKGPEEGTGDYSNGSAPKGRGMEIVAAPQVGNMGFQGSATAPPKFGADPNQMPVKFSGATPLLPDPGIDALRNAQQMQVNRVPGNVNRPIVSDNPIRPAVDNGTTMIFVGDLHWWTTDAELEGVLSQYGRVKEIKFFDERASGKSKGYCQVEFYESSAAAACKEGMHGFLFNGRACVVAFASPQSLKQMGAAYLNKAQVQAQAQPQGRRVPSDGGGGRGAGANFPAGAGDTGGRNFNKVGWGRGGQGILNGRGQTGGMMRGRGAIGAKNMMSTGGVGPGAAIGANPYAQGMGGPDLGGPAGGMMHPQNMMGAGFDPTFMGRGGGYGGFGGPAFPGMMPQYPGMNPMGLPGVAPHVNPAFFGRGMSTNGMGMMGSTGMEAHHPGMWGNAVMMGGYGGGEEQGRRTRESSYGGDDGASDYGYGDASQERVAKPTPAPRERERVPEREFSERRHHDEREQDWDRSDRDRRYREEKDGHRDHRLRERDWDNEEDWDRGQSSSRSRSKTHMMQEDDHRSRSRDGDYGKRRRLPSE, from the coding sequence ATGGATCCGTTGGCGGAAGAGCAACTAgattatggagatgaagaatatgGAAGTCAGAAAATGCAGTATCAAGGTGGTGGAGCAATTTCTGCATTAACAGATGAGGAGTTAATGGGAGAAGATGATGAGTATGATGATCTATATAATGATGTTAATGTTGGTGAGGGTTTTATGCAAATGCATCAATCAGAAACACAGGTACCTTCAGCAGGTGTTGGTAATGGTGGGCATCCAAAGACTGAAGGAGCTGGGTCAAGGGTTTCTGAATCAGGTCCTTCTCGAGGGGTTAACTTAAAGTTGGATGGGAGGGGGAGTACAAATTCTGGATCCAGTTTCCCGCAGCAGAATACTGGAGGTTTAAACTCTAATAAGGGTCCAGAAGAAGGAACTGGTGATTACTCAAATGGGAGTGCACCAAAAGGAAGGGGAATGGAGATAGTTGCGGCTCCACAAGTTGGAAATATGGGTTTCCAGGGATCAGCAACAGCACCTCCAAAATTTGGAGCTGATCCAAATCAGATGCCAGTAAAATTTTCAGGTGCAACTCCATTGTTACCAGACCCTGGCATTGATGCTTTAAGAAATGCCCAGCAGATGCAGGTTAATCGAGTGCCTGGGAATGTGAACCGCCCAATAGTTAGTGACAATCCGATTCGCCCAGCTGTAGACAATGGTACTACCATGATTTTTGTAGGAGATTTGCATTGGTGGACTACTGATGCGGAGCTTGAAGGTGTGCTGTCCCAGTATGGAAGggtgaaggaaatcaaattttttGATGAAAGAGCTAGTGGTAAGTCCAAAGGGTATTGTCAAGTTGAATTCTATGAATCTAGTGCTGCAGCTGCTTGCAAAGAAGGGATGCATGGTTTTCTTTTCAATGGGCGTGCTTGTGTTGTAGCATTTGCTTCTCCACAATCTTTGAAGCAGATGGGAGCTGCTTATCTGAACAAAGCACAAGTGCAGGCCCAGGCTCAGCCACAAGGGAGGAGGGTGCcgagtgatggtggtggtgggaggggTGCTGGTGCAAATTTTCCTGCTGGTGCAGGAGACACAGGGGGGAGGAACTTCAACAAGGTTGGGTGGGGTCGAGGTGGCCAGGGAATACTAAATGGCAGAGGTCAAACAGGTGGAATGATGAGAGGGAGAGGTGCAATTGGAGCAAAGAACATGATGAGCACGGGAGGGGTTGGACCTGGCGCCGCGATTGGGGCAAACCCATATGCACAAGGTATGGGAGGTCCTGATTTAGGAGGTCCTGCTGGCGGGATGATGCATCCTCAGAATATGATGGGTGCCGGATTCGATCCAACTTTTATGGGCCGAGGAGGTGGCTATGGGGGTTTTGGAGGCCCTGCTTTCCCGGGGATGATGCCTCAGTATCCAGGTATGAATCCAATGGGTCTCCCTGGTGTGGCACCGCATGTCAACCCTGCTTTCTTTGGTCGAGGAATGTCTACAAATGGGATGGGAATGATGGGTAGCACTGGGATGGAGGCACATCACCCAGGAATGTGGGGTAATGCGGTGATGATGGGTGGATATGGAGGTGGGGAGGAACAGGGTAGAAGAACTAGAGAATCGAGCTacggtggtgatgatggtgcatCTGATTATGGTTATGGAGATGCAAGTCAAGAACGAGTAGCAAAACCAACTCCAGCTCCAAGGGAGAGGGAGAGGGTACCTGAACGTGAATTTTCCGAGAGGAGACATCATGATGAGAGGGAACAAGACTGGGATAGATCTGATAGGGATCGTCGTTACAGGGAGGAAAAAGATGGGCATAGGGATCATCGACTGAGGGAGCGTGActgggataatgaagaagattGGGATAGAGGGCAGTCCTCTTCGAGATCTAGGAGCAAGACTCACATGATGCAAGAAGATGATCACAGATCTCGGTCGAGGGATGGTGATTATGGGAAGAGACGACGGCTGCCGTCAGAGTGA